A genomic window from Flavobacteriales bacterium includes:
- a CDS encoding cytochrome c peroxidase, translating into MKFNSLKYLIILSVLFSCQRDIPYVEPFVFNPTYIQLEKAKGFPQADIPSDNPMTEEGIALGKKLFYDPILSGNNTMSCADCHFQANSFSDPAQFSVGIEGILGKMNASSIVNPAWNTSNFWDGRSITLEDQAFGPVTSFVELHSPSWQDVSRKLMANDQYKRLFREAFNTEKIDSNHVVKAIAQFERTLISADSKFDKFLDYRASLTPSELRGKEIFNTEKGDCFHCHSYPLFTSNAFHNNGLDPENEMDNGRYNVTGDINDKGKFKSPSLRNIELTAPYMHDGRFQTLEEVIEHYNFGGHNSYTIDPLMKKVDIGLGLSDQNKVDLINFLKTLTDTSFINNPDFQP; encoded by the coding sequence TTGAAATTCAATAGTCTAAAATATCTTATAATACTTTCGGTATTATTCTCATGTCAAAGAGACATACCTTATGTAGAGCCTTTTGTCTTTAACCCCACTTATATTCAGTTAGAAAAAGCAAAAGGCTTTCCTCAGGCAGATATTCCATCAGATAACCCCATGACTGAAGAGGGTATTGCCCTTGGTAAAAAATTATTCTACGACCCCATACTTTCAGGCAATAACACCATGTCCTGTGCCGATTGCCATTTTCAAGCCAATTCTTTTAGCGACCCTGCTCAATTCAGCGTTGGTATTGAAGGTATATTAGGTAAAATGAACGCTTCTAGCATAGTTAATCCGGCATGGAATACCTCAAATTTTTGGGATGGCAGATCAATAACATTAGAAGATCAAGCCTTTGGCCCTGTTACTAGCTTTGTTGAATTGCACTCTCCTAGCTGGCAAGATGTTAGTAGAAAACTCATGGCAAACGACCAATACAAACGTCTTTTTAGAGAAGCATTCAACACCGAGAAAATAGACTCTAATCATGTAGTAAAAGCCATTGCACAATTTGAAAGAACCTTAATTTCTGCTGACTCTAAATTCGATAAATTTTTGGATTACAGAGCTAGTCTTACCCCTTCGGAATTAAGAGGTAAAGAAATATTTAACACTGAAAAGGGAGATTGTTTTCACTGCCATTCATACCCCTTATTTACGAGTAATGCATTTCATAACAACGGACTTGATCCAGAAAATGAAATGGATAACGGTAGATATAATGTTACTGGTGATATTAATGACAAAGGGAAATTTAAGAGTCCTTCATTAAGAAATATAGAACTCACCGCACCTTATATGCATGACGGTCGTTTCCAAACCTTAGAGGAAGTTATTGAACATTACAATTTTGGTGGCCACAATTCATATACCATTGATCCATTAATGAAAAAAGTAGACATTGGACTAGGCCTAAGTGATCAAAACAAAGTAGATTTGATAAATTTTCTAAAAACATTAACTGACACAAGTTTCATCAACAATCCAGATTTCCAACCCTAA
- a CDS encoding UvrD-helicase domain-containing protein, with the protein MLKNLHIYRSSAGSGKTYSLVRNFIAMSLLGNEEHFNPRYFRHILAITFTNKAASEMKERVLSFISDLSKAKGLGNSNSFFAHIQEDTGLTDNEIQERSQQILTCILHNYTDLSISTIDKFVFKIVRTFAHDLQMAQAFDVEMDQEQLIQPAVSFLISRIGTNKELSNALVSFALTKADEGKSYNLESALEEFSKHLFIEKSEKFVESLSSTSISDCLEVKDEISREIHDFESVLLSKRNEFLSFCKDNSLEASHFTSKYFYNYFDNFKKRSADKFFPTPSVKKNIDKGVWYAKTIDEDKKVIIDQNIHVLTKLFDEVQQHLKKHFNSYIFNKLLYNNIFSIAVLNEISKELEQFKEENNIKHISEFNSAIAEIIRKEPAPFIYERLGERYHHFLIDEFQDTSVMQWHNLLPLVHNSLSEGHQNLIVGDAKQSIYRWRGGEVEQFIQLPQSIFQGELLPNTDEISQSIINASEEKFLNDNWRSDKEIVKFNNQFFGKLKGVVSEDLQKIYQGNEQNPKGNDGGYIHIDTLSKSTDFKQEVMDKIVAQIDVLTSKGYDLKDMAILCRTTKESREAAEALNTNGIDVLSDEALLINASKDVSFLLAILSFLHHTKDKVAITQITTYLYHRDGQEYDIHSLLNAIGKGDYLAFYNYINYLGIEFYPQRLWELPIYDLVERIIYVFELSSTDVYIQYFLDVVHKFSIKNSNSVTAFLEWWEKNNHKEGIIVPEDMDAVKVMTVHKSKGLEFPIVFIPFNWKIGKPSKQFWVDAKGKIKKMKVALLNNSKHLEHSEYAGIQKEEQQKALLDDLNVLYVAMTRPKHQLYIFTEKHKDLKKINSLSKLIGHYFEDYQGDFPIKIGQLTNKKFKPKEEEQALELDYTSTSNWRDVIHLKNNSNQLWDIDLDRQKWGSLLHEALSKIYFIDDKEQVVDNLERNGLLSQEMKLKLRSRIEELLNDEQIKPFFSSEWEVKTEQEILQKSGDSYIPDRLLIKGKEVQVIDYKTGSTSQKNKHKEQIDNYSNLLKMMGFKKVSKFIIYTEQTEKIVSW; encoded by the coding sequence ATGCTTAAAAACCTACACATATATCGCTCTTCTGCGGGCTCTGGAAAAACCTATTCTTTAGTGCGTAACTTCATTGCTATGTCATTATTAGGTAATGAAGAACATTTTAATCCTCGCTATTTCAGACACATATTAGCCATAACGTTTACAAATAAAGCTGCTTCTGAAATGAAGGAAAGGGTGTTGTCTTTTATTTCTGATTTATCAAAGGCTAAGGGCTTGGGCAATAGCAATTCTTTTTTTGCTCATATACAAGAAGATACTGGTCTTACAGATAATGAAATACAAGAACGCTCACAACAAATACTGACTTGCATCTTGCATAACTATACTGACTTATCCATTTCAACTATTGATAAGTTTGTTTTTAAGATAGTAAGGACTTTTGCTCACGATTTGCAGATGGCACAAGCCTTTGATGTAGAGATGGATCAAGAGCAACTCATACAGCCAGCGGTTTCTTTTTTAATCAGTCGTATTGGAACAAACAAAGAATTATCCAACGCCTTAGTGTCATTTGCGTTGACTAAAGCCGACGAAGGAAAGAGTTATAATCTAGAAAGTGCCTTAGAAGAATTTTCTAAACATTTATTCATTGAGAAATCAGAAAAGTTTGTGGAATCATTGTCTAGTACTAGTATTAGCGATTGTTTAGAAGTAAAAGATGAAATTAGTAGAGAGATACACGATTTTGAGTCTGTTCTTTTGAGCAAGAGGAACGAATTTTTATCCTTTTGTAAAGACAACTCTTTAGAAGCTTCGCATTTTACTAGTAAGTATTTTTATAATTATTTCGATAATTTTAAAAAGCGTTCTGCTGATAAATTTTTTCCTACTCCAAGTGTCAAAAAGAATATAGATAAGGGGGTTTGGTATGCTAAAACTATAGATGAGGATAAGAAGGTTATCATTGACCAAAACATTCATGTTTTAACCAAGCTTTTCGATGAGGTACAGCAGCATTTAAAAAAGCATTTCAACTCTTATATTTTTAATAAACTACTTTATAATAATATCTTTTCTATTGCAGTATTGAATGAGATATCCAAGGAGTTAGAGCAATTTAAAGAAGAAAATAATATTAAGCATATTTCAGAATTTAATAGTGCTATTGCGGAAATCATCAGAAAAGAACCAGCACCTTTTATTTATGAGCGTTTAGGAGAGCGTTATCATCATTTTTTGATAGACGAGTTTCAAGATACTTCAGTGATGCAATGGCATAATCTATTACCCTTAGTTCATAATTCTTTGTCAGAAGGCCATCAGAACCTCATTGTAGGCGATGCTAAGCAATCTATTTATCGATGGAGAGGCGGAGAGGTAGAACAATTTATACAATTGCCACAGTCTATATTTCAAGGTGAGCTTTTGCCCAATACAGATGAAATAAGCCAAAGTATTATAAACGCTAGTGAAGAAAAGTTTTTGAACGATAACTGGCGAAGCGATAAAGAAATTGTAAAATTCAACAATCAGTTTTTTGGCAAGTTAAAAGGTGTAGTAAGTGAAGATTTGCAAAAGATATACCAAGGAAATGAGCAAAACCCTAAGGGGAATGATGGTGGTTATATCCATATAGACACACTGTCTAAGTCAACAGATTTTAAGCAAGAGGTTATGGACAAAATTGTTGCACAAATAGATGTCTTAACATCTAAAGGATATGATCTCAAGGACATGGCTATTTTGTGCCGTACCACCAAAGAAAGTAGGGAAGCAGCAGAAGCTCTTAATACAAACGGAATAGACGTATTATCTGATGAAGCTTTATTGATTAACGCCTCTAAAGATGTCAGTTTCTTATTAGCAATACTTTCCTTTTTGCACCATACTAAGGATAAGGTAGCTATTACTCAAATAACTACTTATCTCTACCATAGAGATGGTCAAGAGTACGATATTCATTCACTCCTAAATGCAATCGGTAAAGGAGATTATTTAGCTTTTTATAATTACATCAACTATTTGGGCATTGAATTTTACCCTCAACGTTTATGGGAGTTGCCTATTTATGATTTAGTAGAGCGTATAATTTATGTTTTTGAATTATCATCAACCGATGTTTATATTCAATACTTTTTAGATGTAGTACATAAATTCTCTATCAAAAACAGTAACAGCGTTACAGCCTTTTTAGAATGGTGGGAAAAGAATAATCACAAAGAGGGGATAATCGTTCCCGAAGATATGGACGCTGTGAAAGTTATGACTGTTCACAAATCAAAAGGGCTAGAATTTCCGATTGTATTCATACCTTTTAATTGGAAAATAGGTAAGCCTAGCAAACAATTTTGGGTAGATGCTAAGGGAAAGATAAAAAAGATGAAGGTGGCTTTATTAAACAATAGTAAGCACTTAGAACATTCGGAATATGCTGGAATTCAGAAGGAAGAACAACAAAAAGCTCTCCTAGACGATTTGAATGTTTTGTATGTTGCTATGACACGCCCTAAGCATCAATTATACATATTCACTGAAAAGCATAAAGATTTAAAGAAAATTAATTCGTTGAGCAAACTCATTGGTCATTATTTTGAAGATTACCAAGGGGATTTTCCTATTAAGATAGGGCAACTGACAAATAAGAAGTTTAAACCCAAAGAAGAAGAACAGGCCTTGGAGTTAGATTACACTTCAACTTCCAATTGGAGAGATGTTATTCACTTGAAGAACAATTCCAATCAGCTGTGGGATATTGATCTCGATAGACAAAAATGGGGAAGTCTTTTGCATGAGGCTTTGTCCAAAATCTATTTCATAGATGATAAAGAACAGGTCGTTGATAATTTAGAAAGAAACGGATTGCTTTCACAAGAAATGAAACTGAAGTTGAGGTCTAGGATAGAAGAATTGCTCAATGACGAGCAGATAAAGCCTTTTTTCTCTTCTGAATGGGAAGTCAAAACCGAGCAAGAGATCTTACAGAAAAGTGGAGATTCTTATATTCCAGATCGACTGTTGATTAAAGGAAAAGAAGTGCAGGTTATCGATTATAAAACAGGCTCTACTTCTCAAAAAAACAAACATAAAGAGCAAATAGACAATTATTCTAACTTATTGAAAATGATGGGCTTCAAAAAAGTATCTAAATTTATTATTTATACTGAACAAACCGAAAAAATAGTGTCATGGTAA